Genomic segment of Agrobacterium larrymoorei:
TAAAACGGCGGCTGCGGAAAGAAAGCGGATCGCGCGCCGGTGCTTTTCAAGGAGAGCGGAGAATGTCTGTGTCACGGCTTCCATCCGGATTCCATGGTTATAATGAAAACACTTCTTGGCGCGGACGCCCAAGAATGTCAACGCGACTTCAATCGATTATATTTTTGGTCGGATCCCGTGTGCGGTGCTGTCGATGGCTGTTTGTCGTTCCAAACTTGCGCGTGGCGTCGAGCCATGCCATCAAGCGTCTCTCCCTTATCGGCCTTAGAAATCCAATATGTCAGACTTCCAGCCATACGAAATCATAGAAGGCGATTATGACAAAGGCATGGTTCTCATTGCAGACCACGCCATGAACCTTCTTCCACCAGCTTACGGCAATCTCGGTCTACCGCAAACCGCTTTTCAGCGCCATATTGCTTATGACATCGGTATCGAAGGTTTGACACGCAAACTTGCCGCGCGTCTTGGCGTGCCAGCGGTGATGGGGCGGTTCTCCCGCCTGCTGATCGATCCCAATCGCGGGGAGGATGACCCCACGCTGATCATGAAGATTTCCGATGGCGCCATCGTGCCCGGCAATCATCCGATGACGCAGGAAGAATGGGATAGTCGGCTGAACCGCTATCACCGGCCCTATCACAATGCTGTGGATGGCGTGTTGCAGAAAGCGGCGACCCAGTCCGGCAGAGCGCCACTCATCTTCTCGCTCCATTCCTACACGCCTTTCTGGAAGACCGTGCCGCGTCCGTGGCATGCGGCTGTGCTGTGGGATACGGATCATCGCGCCGTGCATCCGCTGATTGCCCATCTGCGCGCGAGCGGCGATATCGTGGTGGGCGACAATGAACCCTATGACGGCGCGCTGAAGGGCGACACCATGTATCGCCACTGCATGCTGAAGGGCATTGCGCACGCGCTTCTGGAGGTTCGGCAGGATTTGATCGGGGACGAGGCCGGAATCGAGGGCTGGGCCGCACGGCTCGCTCCCATTTTCGCCGCAATGAACGATGATCCCACGCTGCACGAATATCAACAGTTCGCCTCGCGGACGGGACCTTACGGATAGATGGAGAGCGAGATGAGCGAACTTGACGACCGCCAGAAAACGGAATTCGAGGCCGCAGCCTTCCGCAGGCTGGTGAAGCATCTGCGCGAAAGGGCCGATGTCCAGAACATCGACATGATGAACCTCGCAGGCTTTTGCCGCAACTGCCTGTCCAACTGGTATGCGGATGCAGCGAAGGACGCGGGCACGCCGATCAGCAAGGACGAGGCCCGTGAAATCGTCTACGGCATGCCCTACGAAGACTGGAAACGCCTGCATCAGGGCGAAGCGAGCGATGCGCAGAAAGCCGCATTCGAACTGAACCGCCCGAAGGAATAAAGCCAGTCCTGTCGAATGGGCTTGACGTGAGGCCCGCAGGCGGGCAGTTCACAGCTCAGATTTTTGGCCGCATGAAAAGCGGCGAGGCGAGAGATCGCCAGATGGGATAAGGCTTGAAAGAAAGCCGACAGCACAAAGGATATAATGATGGACGACACAGCAACCACCGAAACCGTAGCCGCCGCCGAACTGCGTCAGATTATCGAGCGTATCGAACGCCTTGAAGAAGAAAAGGCCGCGATTCAGGGTGATATCAAGGATGTCATGGGCGAAGCCAAGGGTCGTGGTTACGACACAAAGGCGATCCGCACCATCATCCGTCTGCGCAAGAAGGATGCTAACGAGCGCATCGAGGAAGAGACGATCTTGCAGACCTATATGGCTGCGCTCGGCATGGAGTGATGATAGCTCGTTGCGGATCGGGTATCATGATCCGCAACTCTCCCCTATTCTTCGCTCCCGTACTTGCCTTTTTGAGCGATCAATATCTCCATAATCTTTCCTGTGACATAGTTTTGTTCTTCCGAAATCTCTCCGCGACGTTGCTCCGCTACTCGAGAGACCTCTGCGAATATCACCACCGTTATCAGAAACTCTTCAAATCC
This window contains:
- a CDS encoding N-formylglutamate amidohydrolase; the encoded protein is MSDFQPYEIIEGDYDKGMVLIADHAMNLLPPAYGNLGLPQTAFQRHIAYDIGIEGLTRKLAARLGVPAVMGRFSRLLIDPNRGEDDPTLIMKISDGAIVPGNHPMTQEEWDSRLNRYHRPYHNAVDGVLQKAATQSGRAPLIFSLHSYTPFWKTVPRPWHAAVLWDTDHRAVHPLIAHLRASGDIVVGDNEPYDGALKGDTMYRHCMLKGIAHALLEVRQDLIGDEAGIEGWAARLAPIFAAMNDDPTLHEYQQFASRTGPYG
- a CDS encoding DUF1244 domain-containing protein — its product is MSELDDRQKTEFEAAAFRRLVKHLRERADVQNIDMMNLAGFCRNCLSNWYADAAKDAGTPISKDEAREIVYGMPYEDWKRLHQGEASDAQKAAFELNRPKE
- a CDS encoding DUF2312 domain-containing protein; the encoded protein is MMDDTATTETVAAAELRQIIERIERLEEEKAAIQGDIKDVMGEAKGRGYDTKAIRTIIRLRKKDANERIEEETILQTYMAALGME